The nucleotide sequence GCCCCCGGCATTGAGAAGGGCGATACCATGATAAGAAAAGGGATCACCACCCATCCCCACCTGGTAGTCGTCAAAGCCTCTGAGAAATCCAACTTCGGTGGCACCTTCACAAACGACAACTTTCTTAGCCAAGAACGCTTCAGCGCTTGAACGAATTTTTCCTTGGACTTCGTGTTCTTTTAAACTGTCGCTTGAGGCAGAAATAATTTTTACAACACCGGCCTTACTATGGACGACATAAAGCTCACTTATAGTGAGTTCACGCAGCACTACAGGCGAGTGCGTCGTCAGGAAATATTGACCCCGCTTGTCTTCCCGCACATGTTTGATGAGGCGAGAAATTCGGTGCGGCTCTAAGCCAAATTCAACCTCATCAAACAGAGTGATATGGCCTTCGTCCAAACCTACTTGTTGAATGCCGCACAGGAGCATACGCCGAGAACCCAACCCCAACTGACGCAGTGGGATGTCACCGTCATGCAGCGCCAAGCCGCCCACCTTCAGGTTGATGGAACTCAAATCTAGATGGGCTTGGTAGGAGGTGATGACCGGCACGCCCAAGAGTTTGGCAATCTTTTGCGACTTCTCGGCAGCCGCGTCAAAGTTCTTCAGCGTCACCAAGCGGTCGACGTCCAGCGACGTGCGGGCAGTTCTGGAGGCCGTAGCCAAGAGCTCGTTCAAGCTTTGGGCTTCGGTTAGTTTTGCCAGAGCAGTGCCAGTGGCCCACGATAGCTGTCTCTCACTGTAAGCACCGATCAGCCCGACACTGACCTTGTTGCGATCTGCCTGCTTAAACGGCACACCTTCAGGAGTCCGATCTGTAAAGATAACCCACTTCGGCTCCAATTCTTTTCCGACAGTCATGCGAACTGTGAGGACTGCCTCAAGGTGATCATCCTCTTCATCAAAGAGCTCCTGAGTTACCTTATCCCATCCTCGTTGATGATTGCCATATTTTTGCACTGAGCAGAATTCGGGTATCAAGTCACCAAAGGTCACTTCAATGACAATGCCATCCTCAACCTTGCACTGGTGGAAATCTGCGTCAGTAAAAGTGGGATTCCATTGAGGGTAGAAGGCATAGCGAATGGCTTCCAATATGGTGGACTTGGAAGAGTCTCCCTTGCCAATCAAGCAGAAAATATCGGCTTGCGGCAAATTCCATTCAAGTTCTTTAACTCCGCGAAAGTTCTTGATAGTTATTCTTCTGATTTTCACGCAGAAAATTCCTCAATTTATCAAAGTTTCAAGAGGAACGGCCACGACCGCTCCTAAGCCACACAATCCAAGCAAACTGCCAATTCTCATACGACAGAAAATTTAGCAATCTTCTCAAACTGTTCAGAAGGAGTGTCAAGCACTCCCAGTCTCACGACAATCACGGCTGCGGGAACATAGTCAGCAACCTCTTCTGCCCGGCTATCGGTCCATTAGCTACGACAAACCCCTTATCACTTCGGTCTACGCATTAGCTCTCATTTGCCCAAAGCTTCGCTCCGATGTCACTATGCCTCAATGTGGCATATCGTTTCAAGGTGCTCAACTCAATATGTCCAGAAATTTTGCTAATTTCAATATCAGTAAGATTTGTATTGACAAAATACCAACTTACAGCGCAGTGTCTCAGATCATGAATTTTGAAGTTGGTGACTTTTCCATTTTTGCAAATCACCTTGAATCTGCCAGAAAGGACGGAGCTACTAGCCCAATAATTCCCAAAGACCAAAGATTGGCCTGGCTTCTTCAACTTCATGAGCCGGTCTTTAATGAAGTGGTAAAACTCTGGTCTAAGTGGAACCTTCCTATCTTCTGCATTCTTCTTGTCAGCGATTTTAGTATTTTCTTTTGGAACGAAGATGTATGAATGGCTTGGGTCTTTACCATTTAAGTGAATTTCATCCCACCTAAGAAGAAGGCTTTCTCCAGCACGCATACACGAATAGTATTGCCACAGAAGAAGACACTTCCATTCTTCTTGCTTGACATACATTTTATCTGTTGCATCCAACAATCTATCCAACTCACCAGCTTCCAGAATCCTGTCGCGTGGAATCCATGCTTTAGGTGGGGAATTCTCATCAAAAGGCTTACGGTCAAATGTATAGTCATGATGCTTGGCATGCCACATCAATGATGTCTTGATGGCGTAATAGAGCTTTCTGATAGTGCTTTCGCTGTATGTTTTTTGCACCAACTGACCAGTCTTCTCATCTACCACTTTACGGCCATCGTACAGAGGATGAGACTTCTTTTTAGTTGCTTGATCTGGAACCTTCTGTTCCAGCTTGGTCTTAAGATAAAGTGCGAAAGTGCCTGCCTTGAAGTTGCCAAGTGGCACACTTCCAATCTCAAGTTTGAGCTTTTGAAGGTCATAACGTTTGCCATCTGCGACAGTGTTATGCTTTAGATACTCAGTGAAAATCTGAGCTAAGGTGAGCTTTTTGATTTTGGTGATGTCGACGGACTCACCACGGTCAATCTTGGACTTGACGTCACGAATGAATTTTTCAGCTTCTTTTTTGGTTTTGCAAGTCTTGCTAACAGCAACGCCAGCTTCGCGCACTCGCACCAAGAACGAGACATCCCCATTCACACCAACTCGTTCAGTGATCAACTTACCTGCCATCCTAGCCTCTCCTATGTACGGTCCAAGTTGGAACTTGGAACAAATTTGGAACATTTTGGCTAGAATAGCGTACCTACCTCATATAAGTATATGTAATTAAAGAGATTTTTTTGCTTATTAGTGTTCCCTCCTAAGACTTAAATGCAGGTTCGATTCCTGCTGGCGACACCACATTCCACGCAGCGCGCGTCGGCGGCCCGAGTCCCTGCGGGCGAAAGTTACTGGTCGATGGCGATTGAAGTCCGAGTTATCGGTACAATGCGTGCTTCATTCATCTAATCGGCGGCTGTTTTGTACACCACGCGGTGTGCAGGGAACGGCGCCCGAGCACTCTTACTCATTATGGCTGTCATTTCTCTTTCATCGGCGCAACTTGCGTTCGGTCACGTCGCGCTGCTCGATCACGCGGAATTTTCACTGGAAACCACGGAGCGGGTCGGCTTGATCGGTCGCAACGGCACGGGTAAATCGTCGCTCTTGAAGGTTATTTCGGGCAAGTTCAAGCTCGATGACGGCTTGTTGGTGATGCAGCAAGGCATCAAGATCGCCTATGTGGAGCAGGAGCCGCAATTCGACCCGGACATGTCCGTGTTCGACGCCGTCGCCTCCGGCATGGGCGAATCGCAGGCCTGGCTGAAGGAATATGACGCATTGACGGGCCAGTTTGGCCAAGGCAATGACGACGAATTGATGGAGCGCATGCACGACATCCAGGTGAAACTCGATGCGGCCGATGCATGGAGCTTGCCGAACAAGGTGGAAACCGTGCTCGACCGTTTGAACCTGACGGGCGACATGCTGATGAAAACCCTGTCGGGCGGGATGCAAAAGCGCGTGGCGCTGGCGCGCGCGCTGGTGTCGGCGCCCGATGTGCTGTTGCTCGATGAGCCCACCAACCATCTGGACTTCAGTTCCATCCTGTGGCTGGAAGGCTTGCTGCGCGACTTCAAGGGCAGCGTACTGTTCATTACCCATGACCGCTCCTTCCTCGACAACGTTGCCACGCGCATTATCGAGCTCGACCGCGGCCGTTTGCTGTCGTATCCGGGCAACTTCACGGCTTACCAGACGCGCAAGGCGGAGCAGCTGGAAATCGAAGAAGTGGAAAACGCCAAGTTCGACAAGTTCCTGGCGCAGGAAGAAGTGTGGATACGCAAGGGCGTCAAGGCGCGACGCGTGCGTGACGAAGGCCGCGTGCGCCGCCTGGAAGCGCTGCGCCTGACGCGCAATGCGCGCCGTGACCAGCAGGGCCAGGTAAAACTGGACGTGTCGGCAGGCGAACGCTCGGGCAAGATCGTGGCGGACCTGGAAAACGTCTCGAAGATCTACGGCGACAAGGTCATTGTCAAGGATTTCAGCGCCACCATCTTGCGCGGCGACAAGGTCGGCCTGATCGGCGCCAACGGCGCCGGCAAGACCACCTTGCTGAAGATGATCCTGGGCCAGGAAGAGTCGGACACGGGCACTATTCGCCTGGGTACCAAGCTGCAAGTGGCGTATTTCGACCAGATGCGTACGCAGCTGAACGAAGAAGCGAACTTGATGGAAACTATCGCGCCGGGCAGCGACTGGGTCGAGATCAATGGCCAGCGCCGTCACGTGATGACCTATTTGAACGACTTCCTGTTTGCGCCGGAACGCGCCCGTTCGCCCGTCAAGTCGCTATCCGGTGGCGAGCGCAACCGTTTGCTGCTGGCGCGCCTGTTCGCCAAGCCGGCCAACGTTCTGGTGCTCGATGAACCGACCAATGACCTGGATATCGATACCCTGGAATTGCTGGAAGAGTTGCTGGAAGAGTACACGGGCACCGTCTTCCTGGTCAGCCATGACCGCACTTTCCTCGACAACGTGGTCACGCAGGTGATCGTCGCCGAAGGCGAGGGCAAGTGGCGTGAATTCGTCGGCGGCTACACGGACTGGGAGCGCGTGCGCACCTTGCCGATCGCCACGGCGCCAGCCAGCAAGCCGGCCGTGAAGGTCGAGGCTGCCGCACCGGCCGCCAAGCAGAAAAAGCTCAGCTACAAGGAACAGCGCGAGCTGGAAGAATTGCCCAAGCTGATTGCCAAGCTGGAAGACGAGCAATCGGTGCTGGCCGCCGAGCTGTCGCATCCGGACTTCTACAAGAAGACGCCAGCCGAAGGCAAGCGCTTGAACGCCCGCGTGGCCGAAATCGAAGGCGAATTGCTGGAAGCGTTGGAAAAATGGGAGCAGATCGAGGCGCGCGCCAACGGTTGATGCTTTTTTGTATACCTTGTTGTAATTAAGCCAGGATATTTGCCACGGCAACGATACGGCTTGATATAATTATATAATTATATTTATTACATCGGGGTATGCATGTTTGTCATGAAAAACACGCGCTCCGGACCATCGCGTCCGGCGCGTGGCTCCACCTCCGATGCGCGGCAAGATGTTTGACCGCGCCGCCTTGCCCCGGGTAGCGCCATTCCTGGCCTATCTCTCCTTCATTTTCATTGCCGACATGCTCGGTCGACTGGGCGTTGCCGCGCAGGATTTGCGCTGGCTGTATGCCGTCAAGATCGGCGTCGTGCTGGGCATGTTGTTGTACTGGCGCCGCAGTTATTCGGAATTGATGTGGACGCCGCTGGGCGCGCGTGCCATTCTCGGGGCGCTGGTCGCGGGTGTTGTTGTTTTTCTGTTGTGGATCAATCTCGACGCCCACTGGATGCGCATTGGCAATCCCGATGGCTACGATCCGCGCAACGATGGCCGTATCGAGTGGAGCCTGGTGCTGCTGCGTATCGCCGGTGCCGCGCTGGTGGTGCCCGTGATGGAGGAGTTGTTCTGGCGCTCCTTCCTGTTGCGCTGGATCGACAAGCAGGATTTTTTGCGGGCTGATCCCCGCCTCGCCAGCGCCAAGGCCTTCGTCATCAGCGTGTTGCTGTTTGGCTTTGAACATAATTTATGGCTGGCCGGCATCGTGGCCGGTGCTGCATATAGTTTGTTGTACATGCGTAGCCAGTCCCTGTGGTCGCCTATCCTCGCGCATGGCGTGACGAACGGCGTGCTGGGGCTCTGGATTATTTCTGGTGGGCATTGGATTTACTGGTAGTATTGCCTATCAACTGTGTGATCTTTCGAAGATAAAATCCATGTTGAATTCCTTGCGTAAAAAAGCCGTTGCCGTTGCCATCTCGGCAAGCCCATGCCTGCACGGCGCAATCTTTCTGGCCAGCACCTTTGCCAGTGGCGCCGCGCTGGCCGATATCAGCGACACTATCAAGCCTTTCGTTGCCGCGACGTACTCGTACGATGACAACCTGATGCGCTTGCCGGATGTGGTGCCGGGTTTTTCCGGCCCCCGCTCGGACACGTCGAAGATGCTGCAGGCGGGCTTCCTGTTCAACCGTCCCATCGGCCGCCAGATACTGACGGGCCAGGCCAAGTGGTCGAAGGTGAGCTTCAACCGCTTCAGCCAGTTCGACTACGATGGCAAGGATTACCTGGCCGACCTGGAGTGGCACATCGCCAACCACCTCGAAGGCCATGTGGGCGCCAGTTATTCGCAGAGCCTGACGCCGTTCAACGATTTTCAGAGCACTTTGCGCAATTTGCGCACGGAGCGCCAAGAATACCTGAATGGCGCCTGGCGCTTCCACCCCAGCTGGCGCGTGCGCGGCGGCCTGTCGCGCAACCGTTATTCGTACGACTTGCCCTCGCAGGCTTTTTCCAACTGGACGGAAGACGCGACGGAATTTGGCGTCGACTACCTGGCGCCCAGCAATAGCCGCATCGGCCTGCAGTTACGTCACTTGAACGGCAACTATCCGAACCGCAATGCGTTCGATACCAGCATTTACGGTAATGGCTATACCCAGGACGAGATCAAGGCAAACGTGTATTGGGAGCTCAGCGGCATCACGCAGATGGAGTTTCTGGGCGGCTGGGTGCGCCACCGTAACAGCTTGCTGTCCGGGCACGATGCCAGCGGCACGAATGGCCGGCTGAGCGTGTACTGGAAGCCTTTGGGCAAGGTCAATTTCACGGGCGTCGTCTGGCGCGAATTTGGTTCGGTCGACAATTCGCTGGTAACGAGCAGCCTGAACACTGGCGCCAGCGTGGGCACCACGTGGGCGGCCACGTCGAAGGTGAGCGTCGATGCGCAGCTGCGCCAGGAACGGCGCGATTTCTCTGCCGTCAGCGGCCTGGTGCTGCCTGGTGACGGCCGCGACACCACCCGTACCGCCTCGCTTGGCGCCACGTATGCGCCACATCCGAAAGTCCAGCTTGGCGTACGCCTGTTCCACGAGCGGCGCGATGGCGTCGCCATCGTCGATAGCGGCGGCTATCGTGCCAAGGGTATTTCCTTCAATGGCAGCGTACAGTTTTAAAGATCAACATGACTGTCAATGATATACCTCTGATCTCGTTTTTTCAGCGCGTCCTCGATCCGATGATCATCATGGGCCTGCTGTATCTGCTGACGCTCATGTCCGGCGCGCCGTTTACCGGCTATACGCTGGTGTTGATGATACTCGCCGTCTTCATTGCGTCGACGGTGTTCCATCACGTCGATCCTTACCGTACCTGGCGCAGCGGGCGCATGTTGGCCTATGCGCGCGATATTCTGGTGGCCTGGACGATCACCGCGCTCATTCTGACCTTCCTCGGCTCGGCCACGGGCCTCACTTATCACTTTGATACGCAGGTGGTACTGGCCTGGTTTATCCTCACGCCATTTGTGTTGCTGGCAGGGCACTTGGCGGGGCGCAAGTTCAGCCTGCGTCCTGATGGTGAAAGCGAAGTGCGCTCGGTGGTCATTATCGGAGCCAATGACGCCAGCCTGAAGTTTGCCACCATCATCGAGCGCAATCCGAATCTCTTCATGAGCGTGCGCGGCTTTTTCGACGATCGAACGGATGACCGATGGCCTGAGAGGATGCGCGAGCCCATGCTGGGTAAAATGAGTGATATAGCCGCCTATGTGCGCGAACATAATATCAAGATGATATTCATCAGCCAGCCGATTTCGGCCCAGCCGCGCATCCGCAAGATGCTCGATGAGCTCGAAGATACGACGGCGTCCGTGTACTTCTTGCCCGATATTTATATTTTCGATCTGATGCAGGCGCGTTTCGACAACGTGGGCGGCATGCCCGTGATCGCCATCCGCGAATCGCCGTTCACGGGCTTTAACAGCATGGTCAAGCGCAGTAGCGATATCGTGCTGGGTCTATTGATCCAGATTATGTTACTGCCCGTGATGCTGGTCATCGCCATCGCCGTCAAGTTGACTTCGAAGGGGCCCGTGATTTTCCGCCAGCGCCGTTATGGCCTGTATGGCGAGGAGATTATTGTGTATAAATTTCGCTCAATGACCGTTAGCGAGGATGGCGACAAGGTGGTGCAGGCCACCAGGAATGACCAGCGCCTGACCCCCATTGGCGCTTTTCTGCGCAAGAGTTCGCTTGATGAATTGCCGCAGTTTATCAACGTGCTGCAAGGGCGTATGAGTATTGTCGGGCCGCGTCCGCATGCGGTAGCGCACAACGAACAGTACCGCAAGTTGATCAAAGGCTACATGTTGCGCCACAAAGTCAAACCTGGCATCACTGGATGGGCGCAAGTCAATGGCTTGCGCGGTGAGACGGAGACCCTGGACAAAATGGAGGCACGCATTCATTTTGACCTCGATTACTTGCGTAGCTGGTCGTTATGGCTCGATTTGTGGATCATCATGCGGACCGTGAAGGTGGTGCTGAAACGCGATAATGCACATTGACAGGCAGGCGGAGGGGGAGGGATTTATTTTGCGCTCAGTCAATACGCGATAAAATATGCGCACACAGGTCATCCTCGGGATTACCTGTAGCCCCCGCCTCTGACCTAGTGCCTATGCCTGTTATGGGTTCGCGTCTTGTGCCGACCCTTCCTTGCCTGCATCCACTGCAGGCTACCCGCGTATCAGCTGCGTCTGAGCAAGATCTATTGCGTACACAGAAGGCTATTGCTTAAAAATATTGCACTTTGGGAAGTGGTCCATTCGGGGGAACTTTGTCGACAAGTCGACACCAGAAACAGTTGTATTAAAACCTTCTTCGTAGATTTTTAAGCAAATGATTTCCCATTTCCTTGTATTTTGTGTATGATATTTTATTATATTGATAATTGTTTGCATCAGATCACTAATTTCTGAAGATGCGTGTTGTTTTAGGCAATGCTCCATGTCGGTAGGATATTGCTTTTTGGTAATTAATTGCGTTTTTGGAAGCTAAATCGAAGGAGTAATTTTGAATCATTTTCACAACTCTGGTTTGACACTCCGCAGATCAGTCGCCAATACGCGATGGTCGGGTGTTGCATTGGTCCTATTGGTCGCTGTCGGATTGTCTGCCTGTGGCGGCAAGGAAAAAAGAGTCGGCCAAGCATTGGCGAGCGTCAATGGTGAGGAAATTACGGTATTGCAACTGAATGACGAGTTGCAGCATGCCAATGTACCCGCAGTTCAGCAAGAGACGGCCAGCAAGCAATTGCTGGAGTCGTTGATCGACCGCCAGTTATTACAAAATGAGGCCGTCAAAGACAAAATCGACCGTGACCCCAAAGTGGTACAAGCAATTGAGCGTGCCAAGGCCTTGATCATTGCCCAGGCCTACATGCAAAAACGCATCGGTGCGATTGCCAAGCCGACAGCGGCCGAGGTGGAAGAGTACTTTAACAAGAATCCGCAGTACTTTAGCCAGCGCAAGCAGTTTGATATGCGTCAACTGCTCATCGCCACGGCGGACATGAATGATGATCTGAAGGCGGCGATGGATCGTGCGAAGTCGCTGGAAGAAGTGGCGGCATGGTTGGACGCCCATCATGTCAAGTTTGGCCGGATGCAACTGTCGCGTACCAGTGCCGATCTCGCGCCTGAATTGAGCGCCAAGCTGGCATCTATGCCGGCAGGTCAGCTGTTCATCGTCCGCGAAGGTGAGCGTACCTTATTGATTTCCCTGGCCGATATCAAGGATAGCCCGGTGGTGCTGGCGCAAGCGACGCCGCAGATCGAACAATTCCTCTTCAATAAGAAGAACAAGGATGCCGCGCAAGCCGAGCTGAAACGCTTGCGCGCCAGCGCCAAGATCGAATACCTGAACAAGACCGAGAAGTCAGCATCCGCATCCGCATCCGCGGCAGGCGTTTCAGTGCCGGTGCCGGCACCGCCCGTCGCTGCACCACCGGCGCCGTCGGCTGATAATGGCGAGGTGAATGCGCGCGCCGGGCTTGGTTTGAAGTAAGTGCAGGCAGGTATTTTGGGGTACAACAGAGTTTTTAAAAGGATAGAGCAAATCATGAAACGACTTGCAATGTGGATAGCAGCTGCACTGATGGCCTGCAGCGTTGGTATGGCAGGTGCCGCCGAGGTATTGCTCGGTGCTGGTGATGTGCTGAAGATTTCCGTGTATGGCAGTCCTGATCTTGGCCTGGAAACACGTGTCAGCGAGGCCGGTAACATAACATTCCCCCTGGTAGGGGCAGTAGCTGTGGGAGGCTTGTCTGTTGCTGCGGCAGAGAAAAAGCTTGGCCAGGCGCTCGAAAGTGGCGGTTTTTTACGCAAGGCTCAAGTTAATATCATTGTGACTGCATTGCAGAGCCAGCAAGTGTCCGTGCTGGGTCAGGTAAATCGGCCTGGTCGCTATCCGATCGAGGGCAAGCGTAGCCTGCTCGATATTCTGGCCATGGCTGGCGGCCAAGGTCCTGACGCCGGAGATGTGGTTAGCCTGATACGCAAGCGCGCTGACACCACCACCAAAGAGACTGTTGACATCGTCGACATGATGCGCAGTGCAGATCTGGCCCGCGACTTTGACTTGGCTGGCAACGATATCCTGTATGTCGAACGTGCGCCACGTTTTTATATTTATGGCGAAGTGCAGCGTCCGGGTGCATTCCGCCTGGAGCGCTCGATGACTGTGTTGCAAGCCCTGTCCGTTGGCGGAGGTTTGACGCAGCGCGGTACGGAGCGTGGCGTGCGCATCAAGCGCCGCGATGCTGCAGGTGTCATGCAAGTGCTCGATGCCAAGCATGACGACGTCATCCAGGTCGATGATGTCGTGTATGTCAAAGAAAGCTTGTTTTAAGCTGCATAGTTCCGGCGCGCCGGCCTGACTGGCTTTGTTTTACTGATATGAGAGTTAATTATGAATTTCCACCAGTTTTTGCTCGTCTTGTTTGTCCGCAAACGAATCTTGCTATTCACTTTGCTCATCACAGTCGGGGCGACGGTGGTGGTGAGCCTCATGCTGCCCAAGACCTATAAGGGTACGGCGTCCGTGTTGATCAGCTACAAGGGCGTCGATCCAGTGACCGGACTGGCATTGCCTATGCAGTTGTTGCCGGGCTATATGTCGACGCAAATCGACATTATCAGCAGCAAGAACGTGGCGCTGAAGGTCGTCGATCAGCTGCGGCTGGCGGAAAGTCCCGCCGTCATTGCCCAGTTCAATGAGGTGACTGAAGGCCAGGGCACCGTGCGCGACTGGCTGGCGGATCTGTTGCTGTCCAAGCTGGAAATCGTGCCGTCGCGCGAAAGCAGCGTGGTCGATATCAGCTTCAAGGGCAACGACCCGCAGTTTGTCGCGGCCATCGCCAATGCTTTTGCTGATGAGTACCAAAAAACCAGTACTCAGCTGAAAGTCGATCCATTGAAAAAGGTGGCCGTGTATTTCAATGAGCAAACGAAACTGTTGCGTGACAGCCTGGAAGCGGCGCAAAGCCGCTTGTCGAAGTACCAGCAAGAGCACGGTATTGTCAGCGTGGATAACCGCCTCGACGTGGAATCGAACCGCTTGAACGATCTATCCGCTCAATTGGTCGCCGCGCAAGGCCTGTCGATGGAGGCGTCGTCGCGCCAGCGCATGGCCGAAGGCAATGCGGGCTCTGAGTCGCCCGATGTGGCGTCGAACCCGCTGGTCCAGAACTTGAAGCTGAGCCTGGCAACGTCTGAATCGAGGCTTGCCGAGATGGGGCAGCGACTGGGACGCAATCATCCTCAATACGAAAGCCTGCGCGCCGAGGTCGAACGCATGCGCAGCGAACTGGCTGACAGCACGCGCGTGACGTCAAATTCGGTCAGCAAGAACGCCGGCATCATGCAGCAGCGCGAAGGCTCGGTGCGCGCCGCGTTGACGGCACAAAAAAACAAGGTGCTTGAGTTGAACCGTACCCGTGACGAAATGGGCGTGATGCAAAAAGATGTGGAAAGCGCCCAACGCGCCTTCGATATCGCTTCGCAGCGCTTCTCGCAGACCAGTATCGAGGGCAAGTCTGAACAATCCGATATATTCCTGCTCAACCCTGCCGTTGCACCGATCAAGCCTGCTGGCCCAAAGGTCATGTTGAATACGCTGCTGGCCCTGTTCCTGGGCGGCTTGCTCGGTGTGGGCTTTTCCTTGCTGGCGGAAATGCTGGACCGCCGCGTGCGTTCGGAAGCTGACCTGAGCGAATTGTTGCAATTGCCTGTGCTCGGTTCGATCGACTGGAGTGCGCCGACACGTCCGCGCCTGAACCGATTTAAATCGTTGTTGCCGCGCAGTTTGCGTTTTAATTAAGTAATTAAGTATTGGGGATAATATGAATCCAGCATTGCAACCGCTAGTATCTGCGACGCCGCGGACTGCCGACTCAAGCATCGGTGCACTTTTGCTTTCCTTGGGCAAGATCACGCCTGAAAGTGCCGAACGTGTCCTGCGCATGCAAAAGGAGTTGGGCATACGCTTCGGCGAGGCCGCCCAGCGTCTTGGGCTGGTGACTGAGGCGGATATCCAGCAAGTCCTGGCGCGCCAGTTTGATTATCCCTATCTGCAGCAGGGAGAGGGCAAGTATTCCGACAAGCTGATCGCTGCCTACCAGCCTTTCAGCCCGCAGGTGGAAACCTTGCGCGCCATCCGCAGCCAGCTGATGTTGCGCTGGATGGCGCTGGGTCGAAAATCTCTGGTGGTGGTCGGTGTCAATGATGGTGACGGCACCAGCTTGTTTGCTGCCAACCTGGCCGTGG is from Janthinobacterium sp. 61 and encodes:
- a CDS encoding EpsD family peptidyl-prolyl cis-trans isomerase codes for the protein MNHFHNSGLTLRRSVANTRWSGVALVLLVAVGLSACGGKEKRVGQALASVNGEEITVLQLNDELQHANVPAVQQETASKQLLESLIDRQLLQNEAVKDKIDRDPKVVQAIERAKALIIAQAYMQKRIGAIAKPTAAEVEEYFNKNPQYFSQRKQFDMRQLLIATADMNDDLKAAMDRAKSLEEVAAWLDAHHVKFGRMQLSRTSADLAPELSAKLASMPAGQLFIVREGERTLLISLADIKDSPVVLAQATPQIEQFLFNKKNKDAAQAELKRLRASAKIEYLNKTEKSASASASAAGVSVPVPAPPVAAPPAPSADNGEVNARAGLGLK
- the epsE gene encoding polysaccharide export protein EpsE, with product MKRLAMWIAAALMACSVGMAGAAEVLLGAGDVLKISVYGSPDLGLETRVSEAGNITFPLVGAVAVGGLSVAAAEKKLGQALESGGFLRKAQVNIIVTALQSQQVSVLGQVNRPGRYPIEGKRSLLDILAMAGGQGPDAGDVVSLIRKRADTTTKETVDIVDMMRSADLARDFDLAGNDILYVERAPRFYIYGEVQRPGAFRLERSMTVLQALSVGGGLTQRGTERGVRIKRRDAAGVMQVLDAKHDDVIQVDDVVYVKESLF
- the epsF gene encoding chain length determinant protein EpsF, which codes for MNFHQFLLVLFVRKRILLFTLLITVGATVVVSLMLPKTYKGTASVLISYKGVDPVTGLALPMQLLPGYMSTQIDIISSKNVALKVVDQLRLAESPAVIAQFNEVTEGQGTVRDWLADLLLSKLEIVPSRESSVVDISFKGNDPQFVAAIANAFADEYQKTSTQLKVDPLKKVAVYFNEQTKLLRDSLEAAQSRLSKYQQEHGIVSVDNRLDVESNRLNDLSAQLVAAQGLSMEASSRQRMAEGNAGSESPDVASNPLVQNLKLSLATSESRLAEMGQRLGRNHPQYESLRAEVERMRSELADSTRVTSNSVSKNAGIMQQREGSVRAALTAQKNKVLELNRTRDEMGVMQKDVESAQRAFDIASQRFSQTSIEGKSEQSDIFLLNPAVAPIKPAGPKVMLNTLLALFLGGLLGVGFSLLAEMLDRRVRSEADLSELLQLPVLGSIDWSAPTRPRLNRFKSLLPRSLRFN